In Vespula vulgaris chromosome 10, iyVesVulg1.1, whole genome shotgun sequence, the following are encoded in one genomic region:
- the LOC127066659 gene encoding ejaculatory bulb-specific protein 3-like has protein sequence MLIFIILATCNIVFQEIFAKEENRTEEGKKYTTKYDNIDIDGIIKSERLLKVYVGCLLDRNPCTPDAMELKRNLPDALSTNCSSCSEAQKIAADKLSHYLIDEKPMEWGHLEEKYDPDGEYRRLYLENKFSNNKSEDQDNSKKDSKEPNLPLDS, from the exons atgttaatctttattatactGGCAACGTGCAACATcgtttttcaagaaattttcgctaaagaagaaaatagaacggAGGAAGGGAAGAAATATACGACCAAATACGATAACATCGATATCGATGGTATTATTAAAAGCGAGAGACTATTGAAGGTTTACGTGGGCTGCCTTCTCGATCGAAATCCTTGCACGCCGGACGCGATGGAATTAAAAA gAAATTTGCCAGACGCATTATCGACCAATTGTTCGTCCTGTAGCGAAGCGCAAAAAATTGCAGCTGATAAACTATCTCATTATTTGATCGACGAGAAACCAATGGAATGGGGTCACCTCGAAGAAAAGTATGATCCCGATGGCGAATACAGACGACTTTAcctagaaaataaattttctaataataagtCTGAGGATCAAGATAATAGCAAAAAAGATTCCAAAGAACCGAACTTACCGTTAGATTCTTAA
- the LOC127066664 gene encoding protein sneaky-like, giving the protein MTGFEKMSRIGRTVERSREDILKRYLKMCPTFYHICYDPLGTHKKSRSFIGFLMGIFLGIIFYRTIIFQLKFDRYTTVYLGSIIILILSIGCATSVQIRCICILSFPAFFGRAGRIMLRALILGYIIAGPIFNMTYNGKEVIRSFACTAKLTYNLTKTRADLMFEPFHRAILEMRSNAGELKDALSSVRDLMSPIVEEIEGEEEMMRLKEENDYLDEIQGDSKRSEEIEDKRRKEMKDAKSEAEFYSVKYKMKVEARCEEQLSRGAGRCRDMFADAYDKCYNKVSVFAAWLLCWPMKLTFVCNLVQALGGANICDPDGQVDVGVGDGYVALKNTRNKFSESLKDAKLQYKLKIAPPILDIHDAATAAKAIMYDFNVRRRYFESVMIFAKRCLSLIFLKIILNAQKYHDSYLTDIEFDNIYVTRYFRKIDARRKARGSITLLPLKKAERTNFIDPYGLKTSKAERQHITGETLKLLFEIIIATSFILMDRLFFEALDLIRRHSRLEFTQVGHHDLSLQIKGTGVIASLIRHLINGFNVKKHTKTVITNAPCLPRPTELPSNLILQIYCTFLAVFILIYTSAYTQRTRFFICSFFYRTRQKRRILYLYNESLRRRHGYVKFTKAKIIALARTRHLEQEISFTMALRKEWPKLFGWLKLFESAREKCLVCGEVEPRRGIQFRRCTTPGCPFVHCEECWRDIGQICYACADVCDTDSEEPMDESESTE; this is encoded by the exons atgacggGCTTCGAAAAAATGAGTAGAATCGGACGAACGGTCGAACGTTCGCGTGAAGATATATTAAAGCGTTATTTGAAAATGTGTCCGACATTTTATCACATTTGTTATGATCCTCTCGGTACTCATAAAAAATCACGTAGCTTTATAGGATTTTTAATGGGTATCTTTCtcggtattattttttatcgaacaattATCTTCCAATTAAAATTTGATCGTTATACCACTGTATATCTTGGTagtattattatccttatattATCTATCGGTTGTGCTACGTCTGTTCAG ATAAGATGCATCTgtattctttcgtttcctgCATTTTTCGGTCGTGCCGGACGTATTATGCTGAGAGCATTGATACTTGGATATATAATCGCTGGacctatttttaatatgacatACAATGGGAAAGAAGTTATAAGAAGTTTTGCTTGTACGGCCAAATTGACGTATAATTTGACTAAGACCCGAGCTGATCTTATGTTCGAGCCTTTTCATCGGGCCATTTTAGAAATGAGATCGAACGCTGGCGAGTTAAAGGACGCTTTATCATCGGTTAGAGATCTGATGAGTCCGATAGTGGAGGAGAtcgaaggagaggaagagatgaTGAGATTGAAAGAGGAGAATGATTATCTCGATGAAATTCAAGGGGACTCTAAGAGGAGCGAAGAGATCGAGGATAAGCGAAGAAAGGAGATGAAAGATGCCAAATCGGAAGCTGAATTTTATTCGGTCAAATATAAGATGAAAGTTGAAGCACGTTGCGAGGAACAACTTAGCCGTGGTGCTGGTAGATGcag agacATGTTCGCCGATGCTTACGACAAGTGTTATAACAAGGTAAGCGTTTTTGCAGCCTGGCTATTATGCTGGCCGATGAAGTTGACGTTCGTTTGCAATCTCGTACAAGCTTTGGGTGGAGCTAATATATGTGATCCTGATGGACAAGTCGATGTTGGTGTTGGCGATGGTTACGTAGCATTAAAAA atactcgaaataaatttagtGAAAGTTTGAAGGATGCGAAACTTCAGTACAAATTAAAGATTGCACCGCCCATATTAGATATTCATGATGCCGCGACCGCTGCAAAAGCAATAATGTATGATTTCAACGTCAGAAGGAGATACTTCGAATCGGTGATGATATTTGCAAAGAGatgtttatcattaatttttctgaaaattatattgaacGCTCAAAAGTATCACGACAGTTATCTGACCGATATAGAGTTTGATAACATTTACGTGACACgttattttcgaaagatcgatgCTAGAAGAAAAGCTCGTGGTAGCATTACCTTGTTACCATTAAAGAAGGCCGAGAGAACTAATTTTATCGATCCTTACGGTTTAAAGACGAGCAAAGCCGAGAGACAACATATCACAGGTGAAACGTTGAAACTCCtttttgaaataatcataGCTACGAGTTTCATACTAATGGACAGATTATTCTTCGAAGCACTCGATTTGATTCGCCGTCATTCACGATTGGAATTTACTCAG GTTGGTCATCACGATCTGAGTTTGCAGATTAAAGGTACAGGTGTCATAGCTTCTCTGATTAGACATTTGATCAATGGTTTCAACGTGAAGAAACACACGAAAACTGTTATAACTAATGCACCATGTTTACCAAGACCAACCGAATTGCCAAGTAATCTAATACTTCAGATTTATTGTACCTTCCTAGCCGTTTTCATCTTAATCTATACGTCCGCTTATACTCAGAGGACGCGTTTCTTTATTTGCTCGTTTTTTTATCGGACTCGTCAAAAACgacgtatattatatctatacaaCGAAAGTTTACGTCGAAGACACGGTTACGTAAAATTTACGAAAGCGAAGATTATAGCATTGGCTAGGACACGACATTTGGAACAAGAGATCTCCTTCACAATGGCCTTAAGGAAAGAATGGCCGAAACTTTTCGGCTggttaaaattattcgaatcggcaagagaaaaatgtttagTTTGCGGAGAGGTTGAACCACGAAGGGGTATTCAATTTCGTCGATGTACAACACCAGGTTGTCCTTTCGTTCATTGCGAGGAATGTTGGAGAGACATCGGACAAATTTGCTATGCCTGTGCCGATGTTTGTGATACCGATTCGGAAGAACCAATGGATGAGTCCGAGTCAACGGAATGA
- the LOC127066660 gene encoding ejaculatory bulb-specific protein 3-like gives MKTTFLCITVLAVIVVTLAQESTYTTKFDNINVHEILHNDRLLNNYVNCLLDQGRCTADGAELKKSLPDALETDCSKCSPKQKEFAEEAMKFLSHNKKEIWEKLLAKYDPEKKYRNKFEDRAKEVDIKI, from the exons ATGAAGACAACGTTCCTTTGTATTACCGTTCTCGCGGTAATCGTGGTTACTTTGGCACAGGAATCAACGTACACCACGAAATTTGACAACATCAATGTGCATGAAATTTTGCACAATGATCGGCTACTCAATAATTATGTCAACTGTTTGCTCGATCAAGGTCGTTGCACTGCTGATGGTGCCGAATTGAaaa aaaGTTTGCCAGATGCTTTAGAAACTGACTGTTCCAAATGTTCCCCGAAGCAAAAAGAATTTGCTGAAGAAGCTATGAAATTCCTGTCCCATAATAAGAAGGAAATCTGGGAGAAACTTCTTGCCAAGTATGATCCTgagaagaaatatagaaataaatttgaagaTCGTGCGAAGGAAGTCGATATCAAGATCTAA